Below is a genomic region from Syntrophales bacterium.
GGCCTCAGGATGTGGAAAGCACCCTGACGCACGGGCTGGCCATGGGTGCGGATCAGGCAGTCCTTTTATGTGACCGTAGATTTGCCGGCGCTGATACCCTTGTAACCTCGTTTGTCCTCTCAGAGGCCATAAAAAAATTAGGCGCATTTCAACTGGTGCTCTGCGGCAGGGAAACCGCCGACAGCGGCACACAACACGTGGGCCCCCAGGTTGCCCATTATCTTAAGATACCACAGATCACATACGTTATTGACCTGACAGTCAACAATGGTAACTTACGGGCAAAAAGGCAACTGAAGGATGAGTATGAGACCGTGGAAGCTGGATTGCCGGCTCTGGTCACTGTTCTGAAAGGGATAAACGAGCCGAGAATGCCGACCTATCTTGACATCTACGAGGCTGCGAAGAAGGATACCCATAAATGGTGTATGGAAGATCTCGGTCTCAGAGAGGAACTGGTCTCTCCGACCAAGATTATCAATGTCTTTACACCTGAGGCGAAACGAAAGTGTAAAATGCTTAAGGGTTCCGTGGAGGAGGTGTCTCACAGCCTGGTCCAGGAATTGAAAAGTAAGGAACTGGTATGAAAGAAGCGAATCAATACAGAGGTGTCTGGATATTTGCAGAGTACAGAGAAAACCGGATAATAAAGGGCAGTCTGGAACTGGTGTCCTTGGGGCGCAGACTTGCCAATGAGCTTCAGGTGGAACTGTCGGCCCTGCTAATAGGGGATCGTCTGGGCAGACTACCGGAGGAACTGATATGCTACGGGGCGGATGTCGTCTATCTGGTAGAAGAAAAGGCGCTTGAAAGGTACATCACATACCCCTACCAGAGGGTCGTCTGTGATTTGATCCAGGAAAATAAACCGGAGGTAGTGCTTTTTAGCTGTACAGATACCGGTATGGATCTGGCCCCGAGGGTTGCCTGTGAATTAAGGACAGGCCTTTCTGCCCACTGTGTTGATTTAAAGGTAGACAAGGATAAGAGACAGTTACTGCAAATCTGCCCTTATTTTGACTATATGGCGACTATCGTGACGGATACGAGACCGCAGATGGCCACCGTTCAATCGGGTATAGTTCCCCTACCTGAGCGGGACGTTACGAGGCAGGGCAAGACAGTAAGGATCAAATTAGGGATCGCCCCCGGGGATGTTGAAATCGTTGCCGTGGAGGCAAGAAAAGAGAAGGATACCGAGAGGATTGAAGATGCTCAGGTCATTGTCGCCGTGGGCCGGGGGGTGAAAAATCTTAAATTGGTTCAGGAGTTGGCTTCTGTTCTCAAGGGGGTGCTCGGTGCAACCCAGCCCGTTACCGATGCCGGGCTATTGCCGCCGTGGCGTATGATTGGCCAAACAGGAAAGGCTGTTCAGCCAAAACTGTATATTGCCTGTGGAATTTCGGGAGCAGGTCAGCACATTGTAGGAATGCAAAACTCAGGTACCATCGTCGCCATCAATACCGACGAAAAGGCCCCTATCTTCAAAGTAGCCGACTACGGTATTGTGGGGGATGTTTCTAAAGTAATACCGGCACTGATCGCCTCTTTAACGACTTAGGCCACGACAAAGCGTGGCCCTCCTCTTACGACTTATGACTTACGACTTATGACTTATGACTTATTTACTTTCGCAACCCGTAGATGATGATCCATCTAAGCAGTTTTTCCATGGCACTCGGTAATTGGTCGAAATGGTCGAGAAACTGAATCGCCTTACCGTACTGCTTCAACATTACCTCGCGGTTCTTGTAACCACAACCCAACGTTACAAGGTGTATATTTCTCCGCTTACAGTAGTCAATGCCATAGTGAACATCGCAACCAAGATTTGACTCACCATCAGTGACATGGATAATAAAACTCCTTCCTCCCATGCGGGGCATAAAATATGCTGCGGCGATAATAGCCTGGCCGGTGGCTGTTTTACCAGCAGGAGGAATGGAGAGTAAATTACTACCCTTCCTAAGTTTAGAAATCAAACAAACCCCTTCCACCTCAAAGTAACCATAGGCCTGCAACCGATTTCCAAAACCCCTGAAAGCTCTATGAATGGTTCCTACCACATTCTCCACCATTCTCCACTTCGGCCCTGCCATGGAACCGCTGGCATCCATGAGGAGACATATATTCCAGTCCATCTTGGGCAGAGACTGTTTCTCAAAAAAACAGCGGCCATTGATGGGCGCCCTGTACAACCTCCGCCTGTCCACCTTCCCGCTTACAAGTCCCCGACTCGGAAGGATCTCCCGATCGGCGTAAGTCTCAAATATCAGCTTCAGGCGGGCTGCCAGGTGGTGGTCCACCACGGGATGGGCCGGCATATTGAAATCCCACCTCGAGATAGGAACGATGTCTACGTCATCACCTACAATAGAGCGGATAATGGGTGTAATGTCCGTTGAATCATAGGCAAGTTTTGTTTCTATCTGCTGGACTTCAGCGTCAGACAGGGCAGCCTTTGGGGGGGGCTTCTTGGGACGCACTTCCGCCTCTTCTGTCGGCGCAGACCACAATAATGACCTATCCATTATCTGCCAGGAAGCGATAATATCCTTAATGTTTTCCCATGTTTCCCGGTACAGATGATACCGCTCTACGCAACGGTCGGTTACGCTCTTTTTCTGTTGATGAACCTCCTTCAGCCTGTCCGTAAGACCCTGCAGAATGGCAAGCGGTCCTTGATAGACCGGCAATATTTCCGTCTCCTCGAACTCCTTCCATACACTGACCCACCAGAGATAGATCAGTTCTTCCACTGTTACAGCTTTAGACTTTAAAAGAAGGCGGGCTTCCTCCATGGCTATACTTCGGGCTGCCCGGGTATAGAGGCTGAGGATGGATTTATCGGAGATGCAGTCAACATAAATATCCTCCCCCGTGTATACGATCTTCTGAAGGATGATCTTATGGGTGAGCCCCATATTTTTGGAGGCCTCCTCAATTTTTTTCCACACCAGCTCGGTCCACTCGGTCCTGTGCAGGGCCTCATGGGTTACGATTCCCACCAGGTAATCAATCCTTCTAAACGGGACCGGGTAACATCCCAGAACTACATCGGGATCGAGGACAATAGCCTCCTCCCCGGCATGTGACATACCGGCCCACTCGATTCTCCCTACATTCTGACCGATATGACCGGCAACCTTGCGCAGGGCGCGCAGAATGTTGGCCAATTCTGTAGCCTCGATAAAGGAAACATTCTTCCGCCAGAACGCTGATATACCCTCAAATTCAAATCCAGGAAGGATGCTTAGGGTGTCCTCATGCTCTTCATACTTGCCCCTCTTTTTAACCTCCGGAGGAGGGAGGGGGCTAATACATTCTGTAGCGATAGCCATTTTCTCTCTCTTTCAAACCGAGTCTAATATGTAACGATAAAAGAATTGATTCAAG
It encodes:
- a CDS encoding electron transfer flavoprotein subunit beta/FixA family protein, whose protein sequence is MNIVVCVKQVPEEIRINKKTGDLIREGIKGIMNPCDKNALELAVTLKEKHGGKVTLVSMGPQDVESTLTHGLAMGADQAVLLCDRRFAGADTLVTSFVLSEAIKKLGAFQLVLCGRETADSGTQHVGPQVAHYLKIPQITYVIDLTVNNGNLRAKRQLKDEYETVEAGLPALVTVLKGINEPRMPTYLDIYEAAKKDTHKWCMEDLGLREELVSPTKIINVFTPEAKRKCKMLKGSVEEVSHSLVQELKSKELV
- a CDS encoding electron transfer flavoprotein subunit alpha/FixB family protein, with amino-acid sequence MKEANQYRGVWIFAEYRENRIIKGSLELVSLGRRLANELQVELSALLIGDRLGRLPEELICYGADVVYLVEEKALERYITYPYQRVVCDLIQENKPEVVLFSCTDTGMDLAPRVACELRTGLSAHCVDLKVDKDKRQLLQICPYFDYMATIVTDTRPQMATVQSGIVPLPERDVTRQGKTVRIKLGIAPGDVEIVAVEARKEKDTERIEDAQVIVAVGRGVKNLKLVQELASVLKGVLGATQPVTDAGLLPPWRMIGQTGKAVQPKLYIACGISGAGQHIVGMQNSGTIVAINTDEKAPIFKVADYGIVGDVSKVIPALIASLTT
- a CDS encoding vWA domain-containing protein is translated as MAIATECISPLPPPEVKKRGKYEEHEDTLSILPGFEFEGISAFWRKNVSFIEATELANILRALRKVAGHIGQNVGRIEWAGMSHAGEEAIVLDPDVVLGCYPVPFRRIDYLVGIVTHEALHRTEWTELVWKKIEEASKNMGLTHKIILQKIVYTGEDIYVDCISDKSILSLYTRAARSIAMEEARLLLKSKAVTVEELIYLWWVSVWKEFEETEILPVYQGPLAILQGLTDRLKEVHQQKKSVTDRCVERYHLYRETWENIKDIIASWQIMDRSLLWSAPTEEAEVRPKKPPPKAALSDAEVQQIETKLAYDSTDITPIIRSIVGDDVDIVPISRWDFNMPAHPVVDHHLAARLKLIFETYADREILPSRGLVSGKVDRRRLYRAPINGRCFFEKQSLPKMDWNICLLMDASGSMAGPKWRMVENVVGTIHRAFRGFGNRLQAYGYFEVEGVCLISKLRKGSNLLSIPPAGKTATGQAIIAAAYFMPRMGGRSFIIHVTDGESNLGCDVHYGIDYCKRRNIHLVTLGCGYKNREVMLKQYGKAIQFLDHFDQLPSAMEKLLRWIIIYGLRK